A single Pseudomonas putida DNA region contains:
- the aroQ gene encoding type II 3-dehydroquinate dehydratase has product MATLLVLHGPNLNLLGTREPGHYGAVTLAQINQDLEQRARAAGHHLQYLQSNAEYELIERIHAARNEGVDFILINPAAFTHTSVALRDALLAVSIPFIEVHLSNVHKREPFRHHSYFSDVAVGVICGLGASGYRLALESALEQLAANAQP; this is encoded by the coding sequence ATGGCAACCCTACTGGTGCTTCACGGCCCCAACCTGAACCTGCTCGGGACTCGCGAACCGGGCCACTACGGCGCCGTGACCCTGGCCCAGATCAACCAGGACCTGGAGCAGCGTGCCCGCGCCGCTGGCCACCATCTGCAGTACCTGCAGAGCAATGCCGAGTACGAACTGATCGAACGTATTCACGCTGCACGCAACGAGGGTGTGGACTTCATCCTGATCAATCCGGCTGCTTTCACCCACACAAGCGTCGCATTACGTGACGCATTGCTCGCGGTGAGCATCCCATTCATCGAAGTGCACCTGTCCAACGTGCACAAACGCGAACCGTTCCGTCACCACTCCTACTTTTCCGATGTTGCCGTAGGAGTGATCTGCGGCCTGGGCGCCAGCGGTTATCGCCTGGCTCTGGAGTCTGCACTGGAACAACTGGCTGCCAACGCACAGCCCTGA
- the accC gene encoding acetyl-CoA carboxylase biotin carboxylase subunit, whose amino-acid sequence MSGKLEKVLIANRGEIALRILRACKELGIKTVAVHSTADRELMHLGLADESVCIGPASSKDSYLHIPAIIAAAEVTGATAIHPGYGFLAENADFAEQVEKSGFAFIGPKADTIRLMGDKVSAKDAMIKSGVPTVPGSDGPLPEDEEVALAIARDVGYPVIIKAAGGGGGRGMRVVHKEEDLIASAKLTRTEAGAAFGNPMVYLEKFLTNPRHVEVQVLSDGQGNAIHLGDRDCSLQRRHQKVLEEAPAPGIDEKARQEVFKRCVDACVEIGYRGAGTFEFLYENGRFYFIEMNTRVQVEHPVSEMVTGIDIVKEMLSIAAGNKLSFRQEDVVIRGHSLECRINAEDPKKFIPSPGKVKHFHAPGGNGVRVDSHLYSGYSVPPNYDSLIGKLITYGKDRDEAMARMRNALDEIVVDGIKTNIPLHRDLVRDEGFCKGGVNIHYLEHKLANQE is encoded by the coding sequence ATGTCTGGGAAGCTCGAAAAAGTCCTGATCGCCAACCGTGGGGAAATTGCCCTGCGGATCCTGCGTGCCTGCAAAGAGCTGGGCATCAAGACCGTCGCGGTGCACTCCACCGCCGACCGTGAACTGATGCACCTGGGCCTGGCAGACGAGTCGGTCTGCATCGGCCCTGCATCGTCCAAGGATTCCTACCTGCACATCCCGGCGATCATCGCTGCCGCCGAAGTTACCGGCGCCACCGCGATCCACCCGGGCTACGGCTTCCTCGCGGAAAACGCCGATTTCGCCGAGCAGGTAGAGAAGTCCGGTTTTGCCTTCATCGGCCCGAAAGCCGACACCATTCGCCTGATGGGCGACAAGGTTTCGGCCAAGGACGCGATGATCAAGTCGGGCGTTCCAACCGTACCGGGCTCCGATGGCCCGCTGCCGGAAGACGAAGAGGTCGCCCTGGCGATCGCCCGTGACGTCGGCTACCCGGTGATCATCAAGGCCGCCGGTGGCGGTGGTGGTCGCGGCATGCGCGTGGTGCACAAGGAAGAGGACCTGATCGCCTCGGCCAAGCTCACCCGTACCGAAGCCGGTGCTGCCTTCGGCAACCCGATGGTCTACCTGGAAAAGTTCCTGACCAACCCACGTCACGTGGAAGTTCAGGTGCTGTCCGACGGCCAGGGCAACGCCATCCACCTGGGCGACCGCGACTGCTCGCTGCAGCGCCGTCACCAGAAGGTGCTGGAAGAAGCCCCGGCCCCAGGCATCGACGAGAAGGCCCGCCAGGAAGTCTTCAAGCGTTGCGTCGATGCGTGCGTCGAAATCGGCTACCGCGGTGCCGGCACCTTCGAGTTCCTGTACGAGAACGGCCGTTTCTACTTCATCGAGATGAACACCCGTGTGCAGGTTGAGCACCCGGTGTCGGAGATGGTCACCGGTATCGACATCGTCAAGGAGATGCTGAGCATCGCCGCTGGCAACAAGCTGTCGTTCCGCCAGGAAGACGTGGTCATCCGTGGCCACTCGCTGGAGTGCCGGATCAACGCCGAAGACCCGAAGAAGTTCATTCCGAGCCCAGGCAAGGTCAAGCACTTCCACGCCCCGGGCGGCAACGGCGTACGCGTCGATTCGCACCTGTACAGCGGCTATTCGGTTCCGCCGAACTATGACTCGCTGATCGGCAAGCTGATCACCTACGGCAAGGACCGCGACGAAGCCATGGCGCGCATGCGCAATGCCCTGGACGAGATCGTCGTCGACGGCATCAAGACCAACATCCCGCTGCACCGCGACCTGGTGCGTGATGAAGGTTTCTGCAAAGGCGGCGTGAACATCCACTACCTCGAGCACAAACTGGCCAACCAGGAGTGA
- the accB gene encoding acetyl-CoA carboxylase biotin carboxyl carrier protein: protein MDIRKVKKLIELLEESGIDELEIKEGEESVRISRHSKTPAAQQFYAPAPMAAAPVAAPVAAAAPAAEAAAAAPALKGTVIRSPMVGTFYRKPSPTSPNFAEVGQSVKKGDTLCIVEAMKMMNHIEADVGGVIDAILVEDGQPVEFDQPLFTIV, encoded by the coding sequence ATGGATATCCGTAAAGTCAAGAAACTGATCGAGCTGCTGGAAGAGTCTGGCATCGACGAGCTGGAGATCAAGGAAGGCGAAGAGTCGGTCCGTATCAGCCGCCACAGCAAGACCCCGGCTGCCCAGCAGTTCTACGCACCTGCGCCAATGGCTGCCGCGCCTGTCGCAGCTCCAGTTGCCGCCGCTGCTCCAGCCGCCGAAGCCGCTGCTGCTGCACCAGCCCTGAAAGGCACCGTGATCCGTTCGCCGATGGTCGGTACTTTCTACCGCAAGCCTTCGCCGACCTCGCCGAACTTCGCTGAAGTCGGTCAGTCCGTGAAGAAAGGCGACACCCTGTGCATCGTCGAAGCCATGAAGATGATGAACCACATCGAAGCCGATGTCGGCGGTGTCATCGACGCCATCCTGGTGGAAGACGGCCAGCCGGTTGAGTTCGACCAGCCGCTGTTCACCATCGTTTGA